Genomic window (Bradyrhizobium sp. 186):
GACATAGAGCCAGACGAACAGCGCCGAGCCGACCAGGGTCAGCGCGCCCAGCGCCAGCATGCTTGTGGTCGCGAGCGAAATCTCCTGCCGTGCCTGGAAGGTCGACGCGTTGGTCTCCTTCTGCACGCCGTCGACGAGCTGCTGCACGCTGATGCCGAGGCCGACATTGAGCTTGCGGGTCTCGTCCAGGATGGTCTGGCCATAGTCGATGGAGTCGAGCTCCTTCTGGCGGATCTTGAACACGCCGGTCTTGCCCTCGCCGAAGGCGAACAGCTTTTTCACGGCGTCGCGCACCGCCTGTATCGACGGCATGTTCGGCAGGTCCTCGAGGTTCGACTTGACGCGGTCGCGGGTCGTCTTGAATTCCTTCTCGATCGCCTCCAGCGTGTCGCTGTTGTTGGCCGAGAGCGCCGCCATCATGTCGGCGGCCATCAGATTGCCGTTGGCGGAGACCGTCGAAACCTGGGCGACGGTGCGGGCGGCCTCGGTGGCATCGTCCGCGGAGAGGTCCGCCGCGCCGAGGATCGCGTTCAGGCGTGTCTGCGCGTCCAGCATCGCCGGGCCCGCCGCGCCGACGAAGGCGAGCTGCGCCTTGCGCAGCGCTTCATACTGCTTGTCGTGCAGCGCGCCGGTGTCCAGCCGTTCGCGCGCGGCCGAAACCAGGCTCTGCGTTGCCTCGTCGATGCTCTTGGCGGTGTCGCGCAGCGCGGTCGCGGTCTGCTTGTCGGCGCCGAGCTCGATGATCTCGCCAAGCTTGGCCATGGCGAGCTGCTGGATCTCCTGCACCTTCTTGGTGCGCTCGTTCAGCGCCTCGTCGGAAGGTGAGGCCAAGAGGCCCGGGCCTTGTGCCGCGAGCGTTGCGCTTTGTGAGGCGAGCTGAAGGCTCGAGGAGAGACGCGGAATGTCGCGGCCGCTCAGATCCATCATGGTGCTGCCCAGATGGTTGAACACGAAGCCGGCGCCCGCCGAGATCACGAGGCCCATGCCCGCGATCACCGCGAAGGCCGCGAACAGGCTGCCGCGCACGCCCCATTTCGGCATTTTGAAACGAGGCCGGAAACGGCCAAGGCTCAGACGGATCGCCATCGAAATTCCCCCACACCCGTAATTTTATATTTTCGCCGCGGAGTATCCTTGGAGCGGGTTAAAAAATCGCAAGTTGCACAATCGGTTGCGCCAGTTCCGCAGAGCGAAAAAAGAAAGGGCCGGCAACGTGGCCGGCCCTTGATAGCGAAGAGATTTTGGCGCGCGATCAGTAGCGCGCGACCATCGGGGCGGCCCAGTTGAAGCGGTAGTTGACGCCCGCCTTGAAGGTGTGATCGTCGGTCGTGAAGTTGCCGGCGGGCACCAGCGCGGCCGGCGCGGTGAAGTGCGCGTCGCCGAAATTGTAGTACTGGTACTCGGCCTTGGCCGACCAGTTCGGCGCGAACATGTACTCGACGCCGGCGCCGACGGTGTAGCCGTTGCGATGATCGCCGACGATGGTGGAGGCGACCTGCGCGCCGCCGAGCGTCACCTTCTCGTTGTTGTCGGAATAGGCGTAGCCGCCCTTCACATAGAGCAGACCCGGACCCCAGGTGTAGCCGACGCGGCCGGTGATCGAGCCGAGACCGCGCTGGTCGTTGGTGTAGGCATAGCCGCCGGGGAACGCCGCGCCGACATTGCCGGAGAGCCAGGAATACTGGCCTTCGAGGCCGACCACGAAGTTCGGGTTGAACTGCCAGTCCGCACCGGCCTGCACGCCGCCGAGGAAGCGGCCGTTGCCGTTGTTACCGGTCGAGAGACCGTTGAAATTGTTGTCGCTGGAGAACGCGCCGCCGACATGGGCGCCGAGATAGAATCCGGTCCAGTTATAGATCGGCGTGGCATAGGCCGGCGCAGCCTTGTTGTAATAGGGGCGGGCGCCGAGATCGGCACCGACGGCCGGCGCGGCCGCGCCCACCACGAGCAGCGCCACGGTCGCAAACAGAATCTTCTTCATCGTCGTGAACTCCAACACTTGATCCCCGGCAGGCGCGCTTTCCGCGCCGTCGTTGGTTTTGCAGATAGCTCGCTTTTGACGAAAATGCTGTCACATGCATGGCACAGCGGCACCCAACGTAACTTATTGGGCTGTAAACGATTTTCGTGCTTAATGCCGGCTTAAGAAGTGCTGAACGAAGGGTTAAGATTGCGGCCTTCCGGCAATCTGCGTGCGTCTCTCGTTAACCAAGCCGCCGCCGGGCCTCGTCGCGCATCTGTTCGCGGAACGCCGCGCGCCGCGCCGGCCGGTCCTCCTCGCGCACGTCATGGCGATCGAAGACGTCGAAATTGTCCAGGATCGGATAGCGCTCGCTCGCCATCGCGAGCACGTGCAGCACCTTGGTCGCTGATGGCGTCGGGCCGCTCACTTCCCAGCGCCGGATTGTGTCGGCGCCACCCTTGTCCGGCAATCCGCACAGCTTCGCCATGTCCGCTGCAGTCAGCTTCCGCTCGAGGGCGTCGGAGAGATCAGTGCGGAGTTGCTTTAATTCGGGGCCGGTCATGTCACCTCATTACGCGAAGCCGTCGAGGTGAATGCACTAGCGCTGATTCGGGTCCATCCGAAGGCGACGAGCGGGCGCAGCGATCGATACGGCGTGCTAATCTCGCACCCGCCGGGCTCAAGTGAAGGAAGGACAATCGCATGCCCGTGTTCAAGCTGCCCCTGTCGGGGGACGTGGTGCAGTCGATCAACCCGATCACGTCGTTCTTCAGTCCGGCCGGCGGCCAGTTCGGCCTCGTCAACATCACGGTCGGCCAATCCTCGGCGCCGGACGTCGAGAAGGACCTGCTGTCGGATGTCGGCAGTTACGGCAAGCAGATCGGCCAGATCGCGGATGCGCTGCTCGTGGTGATCGAACATCTGGAAGCGCTCGGTGACAGCGCACTCGGCGATGACAAGGCGGTCACGGCCTTCAAGGAGCTGATGCACTCGGTCGCGACCGTGAAGGAGCGCCACAACCGCAAAGCCTGCCGCCCGCGGCGGCGCTGATGATGCCGTGCACCCGCGCTCCGGTACCTTCACGCAGGCACGGAGTTATGAACGGAGCCCTATGGAAATTTCCCGATGGATGAACACTTGGCACAACGGGCCCACAGCGACGAAGGGATCAGCCATGACAAGCATCAAACTCGCGATTGCCGCACTTATCACTGTCGGGCTGGCAGCAGCCCCCTCCGTTGTCGAAGCGAAGAAGCACAGGTCCGCCAGACATTACAGCACGGGTATTGTGGCCCCCGCTTATGGGAGCGCCGGAGTGCCGGTAGGAACGCAACCCCGGTCCTACGGCAGTTCCGGACAGTCCATCGGGACGGTCACGGCGCCATCGATCGGAACGTACAATTGGCCGTCGGTCGGCGTGACCAACGCGGTCCCGACCTGGAGCAACACCAACCCGCCGGTCAGATAGAGGGCGGCAGAGCAGCCCTCTAACCCTACGCTCCCCGGCCGTCCTGTTTGCCGATCACGCAGCGCCATCCCGCCAGGCGTTCGGCCGGGTGCTGGTTCATCCATTCGGCAAGCTGTGGCGCGCCCATCAGGCAGGACTGCACCGAGACGTCAGCGAGGTCCGAGCTGGTGACGGTCTGCTCGTGGCAATTTGTCGGAGAGGAGAGACTGCAGAGCACGGCGATGATCTTGATCACGACAGTTTACTTCTGTCGTTGCCATGGGTATTCGCGCCTCTGCCCGCTGCGTTGTCCTGGTGCGCGGTGACCGCGTCAGCCGGCGGGAAAATGCTGTCATATATCGCGCGTGCCTCTCGAATGAGGCGCACTCGCTCGCGTTCGGACCTTGAGACAAATTGAACAACTTCGCCCATGTCGGCTCCACACATCAATTAGCCTAACCGCCATGAGATGACGGCTATCATTCGATGCTGATCTAGGATGCCACCTGCGGGGTTAAAGCCGTGCGGGAGGTCACGAAGAATAAAAAGCTCGTGACCGCGTCGCCGCACCGGAGGAATTAGGCCCAATATCGGCTCCGCATGGGGATCGGACACCGGGTGATGCAAGTCAGACGCGACTGATCGCCGTCCCTGCGACCGATCGCCTCACGCCGCCGGTGCGCGCTCTTTTTGCCCCGGCACGGCCGCCAGCAACTCGCGCGTATAGGCGTGCTCGGGCGCGGCGAAGAGCTGTGTGGTCGGCTTCAGCTCGACGATGGCGCCGCGCTGCATCACCGCGATGCGGTCGCAGATCTGCGCCGCGACGCGCAGATCGTGGGTGATGAACAGCATCGAGAGCCCAAGGCGCGCCTTGAGGTCTTCGAGCAGCTTCAGCACCTGGGCCTGCACGGAGACGTCGAGTGCGGAGACGGCCTCGTCGGCGACGATGATCTCGGGTTCGAGCGCGAGTGCGCGTGCGATGCCGACGCGCTGGCGCTGGCCGCCGGAGAATTCGTGCGGGTAGCGGTCGAGCGCGCCGGGATCCAACCCCACCATCTTGAGGAGATCGCGGGCGCGGTCGAACGCGACCTTCGGCTCGATGCCAGCCGCGATCGGGCCGTCGGCGATGATGTGGCCGATCTTGCGGCGCGGATTGAGCGAGGCAAACGGATCCTGAAAGATCATCTGGATGCGATGGCGCTCGGCGCGTAGCGCCTTGCCCGAGAGCGAGGTGAGATCGGTCTCGCCGATCCGCACGGTGCCGCGGTCGGCCTGGATCAGCCGCATTACCAACCGCGCCACCGACGACTTGCCGGAGCCGGATTCGCCGACGAGGCCGAGCGTCTCGCCCTTCAGGATCGTGAAATTGATTTCTCGCGCGGCATCGACGCGACGGTCTTCGCGAAACCAGCCGCCCGACGTGACGTAAGTCTTGTCCAGCCCGATCACCTCGACGGCCTTGGCCTGATCGTCCAGCGGCGCGCGCGCCGGCGGGTCCATGGTCGGCACGGCGGCGAGCAGCGCCTTGGTGTAGTCGTGCTGCGGTTCGTTAAAGACGGCGCTAGCGGGGCCTTCCTCCACCACCTTGCCGTGCCGGAGCACCACGACCTGGTCGGCGATATCTGCGACCACGCCGAAATCATGGGTGATGAACATCACCGCCATGTTGCGGTTGCGCTGAAGGTTGCGGATCAGCTTCAGGATCTGAGCCTGCGTGGTGACGTCGAGCGCGGTCGTCGGCTCGTCCGCGACCAGCACCGCGGGCTCCAGCGCGAGCGCCATGGCGATCATGGCGCGCTGGCGCTGGCCACCGGAGAGCTGGTGCGGATAGGCCCGCACGATGCGTTCGGGATCGGGCAGGCCGACCTCGCGCGCCAGCGATAGTGCCTTTGCGCGCCGCTCCCTCGGCGTGAGCAGGCCGTGCGCCTCGAACATCTCCGCCATCTGGTCGCCGATCCGCATCAGCGGATTGAGCGCGGTCATCGGCTCCTGAAAGATCATCGCGAACCTGCGGCCGCGCAGGTCGCGCCAACCGTCATCATCGAGCTTGAGCAGGTCGCGGCCTTCGAACTGGATCTCGCCGGAGGTGACGTCGACCGTGTCCGGCAGCAGGCCCATCAGCGCATGCGCGCACATGGATTTGCCGGAGCCGGATTCGCCGACGACGCAGACGATCTTGCCGGCCTTGAGGTCCAGCGAGATGCCGTCGACCGCGAAGGGACGCTCGGCGCCCTCGGGCAGCGCGATTCTGAGGTTCTTGATCGAGACGACGGGCGGCGCGGTCATCGTCAGCGTCCCTCGCGCGACAGCCGGGGATTGAGCGCGTCGTTGAGGCCTTCGCCGATCAGGTTCAAGCCGAGCACCGAGATCAGGATCGCGAAGCCGGGAAACACGGTGATCCACCAGGCCTGTCGGATCACGGTGCGGCCAGCGCCGACCATGTAGCCCCAGGAGATCAGATTGGGATCACCGAGGCCGAGGAACGACAGCGAGGATTCCAGCAGGATCGCGGTTGCGACCATCAGCGAGGCCAGCACGATCACCGGCGAAAGTGCGTTCGGCAAAATCTCGCGCAGGATGATCCAGGTGTTGCTCTGGCCGGTGACGACGGCGGCCTGGACATATTCCCGCGTGCGCAGCGACAGCACCTCGCCGCGGACGAGGCGCGCGACCGGCGGCCAGCTCACCACTGCGATCGAGGCCACGATCGAATAGATCGAGGGTTGCAGGATCGCGACCAGCACGATCGCGAGCGCGAAGCTCGGAATGGTCTGGAAGAATTCTGTGAAGCGCATCAGGGCGTCGTCGACCTTGCCGCCGAAATAACCGGCCATGGCGCCGATCGGCATGCCGACGATCAGCGCGACCAGCGTCGAGACGAGGCCGACCAGCAGCGACACGCGCGCGCCAAAAATCATGCCGGCGAACACGTCGCGGCCGAGCGCGTCGGTGCCGAGCGGCACGGTCGAGAGCGTGAAGGGCGGCAGGAACGGCCGCTGCACCATGCGCCAGGGCGAGTTCGGGAACAGCAGCGGCCCGAATACCGCGACCGCGATCGCGAGCAGCAGGATGATGAGCCCGATGACGCCGCTCGGGCTGCGCAGCATCGATTTCCAGAACTGTTTCATGTGGCGTATTCGATGCGCGGATCGACCAGGCGATAGACTAGGTCGGTGATCAGGTTGAAGATCAGCACCATGGCGGAGCAGATCACGAAGACGCCGAGCAGCAGATTGTAGTCCCGCTGCAACAGCGCGTCGTACATCAGGCGCCCGATGCCGGGCCAGGCGAACACGGTCTCGGTGATGACGGCGCCGCCGATCAGCGTGCCGGAATGCACGCCTGCGAGCGTCACGACGGGAAGCAGCGCGTTGCGCAACACG
Coding sequences:
- a CDS encoding outer membrane beta-barrel protein — encoded protein: MKKILFATVALLVVGAAAPAVGADLGARPYYNKAAPAYATPIYNWTGFYLGAHVGGAFSSDNNFNGLSTGNNGNGRFLGGVQAGADWQFNPNFVVGLEGQYSWLSGNVGAAFPGGYAYTNDQRGLGSITGRVGYTWGPGLLYVKGGYAYSDNNEKVTLGGAQVASTIVGDHRNGYTVGAGVEYMFAPNWSAKAEYQYYNFGDAHFTAPAALVPAGNFTTDDHTFKAGVNYRFNWAAPMVARY
- a CDS encoding ABC transporter permease, with amino-acid sequence MKQFWKSMLRSPSGVIGLIILLLAIAVAVFGPLLFPNSPWRMVQRPFLPPFTLSTVPLGTDALGRDVFAGMIFGARVSLLVGLVSTLVALIVGMPIGAMAGYFGGKVDDALMRFTEFFQTIPSFALAIVLVAILQPSIYSIVASIAVVSWPPVARLVRGEVLSLRTREYVQAAVVTGQSNTWIILREILPNALSPVIVLASLMVATAILLESSLSFLGLGDPNLISWGYMVGAGRTVIRQAWWITVFPGFAILISVLGLNLIGEGLNDALNPRLSREGR
- a CDS encoding HAMP domain-containing methyl-accepting chemotaxis protein; its protein translation is MAIRLSLGRFRPRFKMPKWGVRGSLFAAFAVIAGMGLVISAGAGFVFNHLGSTMMDLSGRDIPRLSSSLQLASQSATLAAQGPGLLASPSDEALNERTKKVQEIQQLAMAKLGEIIELGADKQTATALRDTAKSIDEATQSLVSAARERLDTGALHDKQYEALRKAQLAFVGAAGPAMLDAQTRLNAILGAADLSADDATEAARTVAQVSTVSANGNLMAADMMAALSANNSDTLEAIEKEFKTTRDRVKSNLEDLPNMPSIQAVRDAVKKLFAFGEGKTGVFKIRQKELDSIDYGQTILDETRKLNVGLGISVQQLVDGVQKETNASTFQARQEISLATTSMLALGALTLVGSALFVWLYVGRSILRRIGALHQSMQLLANGDLETDIYRSKNHNDEISVMANTLQVFRESMIEARAMSSEQDKDRAAKAERAAHVEAKIAEFEGTVRNALDNLAQSANSMQSTAQSMSDTADQSNALVNAVASAAEETSVNVQTVSAGTEQLSSSIQEISRQVVTSAEIARKAVDEAGSTDATMQGLADSASRISVVVDLIQTIASQTNLLALNATIEAARAGEAGRGFAVVASEVKSLASQTAKATEEIRTQITSMQSVTTSAVGAIQGIGRIIGEINDVTTTIAAAVEEQGAATREIARNIQHAAGGTSEVSSNIVGVSTASAEAGAAATEVLGASDTLRREADMLRGEIDAFLNNMRAA
- a CDS encoding ABC transporter ATP-binding protein, with protein sequence MTAPPVVSIKNLRIALPEGAERPFAVDGISLDLKAGKIVCVVGESGSGKSMCAHALMGLLPDTVDVTSGEIQFEGRDLLKLDDDGWRDLRGRRFAMIFQEPMTALNPLMRIGDQMAEMFEAHGLLTPRERRAKALSLAREVGLPDPERIVRAYPHQLSGGQRQRAMIAMALALEPAVLVADEPTTALDVTTQAQILKLIRNLQRNRNMAVMFITHDFGVVADIADQVVVLRHGKVVEEGPASAVFNEPQHDYTKALLAAVPTMDPPARAPLDDQAKAVEVIGLDKTYVTSGGWFREDRRVDAAREINFTILKGETLGLVGESGSGKSSVARLVMRLIQADRGTVRIGETDLTSLSGKALRAERHRIQMIFQDPFASLNPRRKIGHIIADGPIAAGIEPKVAFDRARDLLKMVGLDPGALDRYPHEFSGGQRQRVGIARALALEPEIIVADEAVSALDVSVQAQVLKLLEDLKARLGLSMLFITHDLRVAAQICDRIAVMQRGAIVELKPTTQLFAAPEHAYTRELLAAVPGQKERAPAA